In the genome of Pseudomonas sp. HS6, one region contains:
- the trmJ gene encoding tRNA (cytosine(32)/uridine(32)-2'-O)-methyltransferase TrmJ, whose protein sequence is MLQNIRVVLVNTSHPGNIGGTARAMKNMGLSRLVLVDPRVFPHHEADARASGAGDILENAQVVATLEDALVGCNLVLGTSARDRRIPWPLLDPRDCGTKVVEEAGQGAEIALVFGREDSGLTNDELQRCHYHVHIPSDPEFSSLNLGAAVQVLSYEVRMAWLAAQGQPTKIEKEEVASVKSAELATMDELERFYEHLEQTLVAIEFLDPEKPRHLMARLRRLYGRSSVSRAEMNILRGILTETQKAARGELLKRKD, encoded by the coding sequence GTGCTGCAAAATATTCGTGTCGTCCTGGTCAATACCAGCCATCCGGGAAACATCGGCGGGACCGCGCGCGCCATGAAAAACATGGGCCTGTCGCGTCTGGTGCTGGTTGATCCGCGAGTCTTCCCGCATCACGAAGCCGACGCCCGCGCTTCGGGTGCCGGTGACATCCTTGAAAACGCACAAGTCGTCGCCACCTTGGAAGACGCCCTGGTCGGCTGCAATCTGGTGCTCGGCACCAGTGCCCGTGACCGACGCATCCCCTGGCCGCTGCTGGATCCGCGCGATTGCGGAACCAAAGTGGTCGAGGAGGCCGGGCAGGGCGCGGAAATCGCGCTGGTGTTCGGTCGTGAAGACTCCGGCCTGACCAATGACGAGCTGCAGCGATGTCACTATCACGTGCACATCCCCTCCGATCCTGAATTCAGTTCGCTGAATCTCGGGGCGGCGGTGCAGGTGTTGAGTTATGAAGTGCGCATGGCCTGGCTGGCCGCCCAAGGGCAGCCGACCAAGATCGAGAAAGAAGAAGTGGCCTCCGTGAAAAGCGCAGAGCTGGCGACCATGGATGAGCTGGAGCGGTTCTATGAGCACCTGGAGCAAACCCTGGTGGCCATCGAATTCCTCGATCCGGAAAAGCCGCGGCACTTGATGGCGCGCCTGCGCCGGTTGTACGGACGCAGCTCGGTCAGCCGGGCGGAAATGAATATTTTGCGTGGCATCCTCACGGAAACCCAGAAAGCGGCCCGTGGCGAGCTCCTTAAGCGGAAGGATTAA
- the cysE gene encoding serine O-acetyltransferase has translation MFERLREDIQSVFHRDPAARNAFEVLTCYPGMHAIWIHRLAGMLWRNDLKWLARLVSNFGRWLTGIEIHPGAKVGRRFFIDHGMGIVIGETAEIGDDVTIYQGVTLGGTSWNKGKRHPTLGDGVVVGAGAKVLGPFTVGAGAKVGSNAVVTKEVPPGATVVGIPGRIIVKSDDEADAKRKAMAEKIGFDAYGVSEDMPDPVARAIGQLLDHLQAVDGRLEGMCGALKDLGSNYCAKDLPELREEDFACVKGKDESKLH, from the coding sequence ATGTTCGAGCGTTTGCGTGAAGATATCCAGAGCGTATTCCACCGAGACCCGGCGGCGCGTAACGCTTTTGAAGTCCTGACTTGCTACCCCGGCATGCATGCAATCTGGATTCATCGACTGGCCGGCATGCTCTGGCGCAACGATCTGAAATGGCTGGCGCGACTGGTGTCGAACTTCGGTCGCTGGTTGACCGGTATCGAAATTCATCCGGGCGCCAAGGTCGGTCGACGCTTCTTCATCGACCATGGCATGGGCATCGTGATTGGCGAAACCGCTGAAATTGGTGATGACGTCACGATCTATCAAGGGGTGACCCTCGGCGGCACCAGCTGGAACAAAGGCAAGCGCCACCCGACGCTGGGTGATGGCGTAGTAGTGGGGGCGGGTGCGAAGGTGCTAGGTCCGTTCACTGTTGGTGCCGGCGCCAAGGTCGGTTCCAATGCCGTGGTCACCAAGGAAGTGCCTCCGGGCGCCACCGTAGTGGGGATTCCGGGCCGGATAATCGTCAAGTCCGATGATGAGGCCGACGCCAAGCGCAAGGCGATGGCCGAGAAGATCGGTTTCGATGCCTACGGTGTGAGCGAAGATATGCCGGACCCTGTTGCGCGTGCCATTGGTCAACTGCTCGATCACCTGCAGGCGGTCGATGGTCGACTGGAAGGCATGTGCGGTGCATTGAAGGATCTGGGCAGCAATTATTGTGCGAAAGATCTGCCCGAGCTGCGTGAAGAAGACTTCGCCTGTGTCAAAGGCAAAGACGAATCCAAGCTTCACTGA